In Rhea pennata isolate bPtePen1 chromosome 20, bPtePen1.pri, whole genome shotgun sequence, a single window of DNA contains:
- the SYNRG gene encoding synergin gamma isoform X3, whose translation MALRPGPGAAGGGGGAAGAAGGGGGAAGGAGAASFMFPVASGLGPPQGMIPMQQQGFPMVSVMQSNMPGMMGMNYGSQIPPGPMTMQGGMPLGPMQATGMPYMGQASFLGMRPAAPQYTPDMQKQFAEEQQKRFEHQQKFLEEERKRRQFEEQKQKLRLLSSVKPKTGEKSRDDALEAIKGNLDGFSRDAKMHPTPASHPKKPDHPTSSHSAVSVSHSAFLDDEEFSDFIQGPVEIPKSVPQTTSQPFQPFRSATEAGQLLSEKTMVQPLPSAQTPVLPVLHGTIGQVPFFPTSASSLSIHKRGSSLEEKVLDNGLNESEQDQTKLKTNEVTHKASAASQVHPSLTINDWGIIGGHESGTTPTEAHKASEQNIAVECGVGVFPSQDPIQQMMPPWIYSDSLVPELYKKILETTMTPTGIDTAKLYPILMSSGLPRETLGQIWALANRTTPGKLTKEELYAVLAMIAVTQRGIPVVSPDVLNQFPAAPVPTLTGLPMSLSATVSQQPLMPSGPPVSMPLSIGPTVIGMSITAPAGGAATQSSGGFVPSYPPSQVVKPEDDDFQEFQDASKSGSIDDSFTDFQGDVAGSSKAASSQHRSSVPSLLIPLPGSKTLSSTDKYAVFKGISAEKPSESSSTFGDCGDKYSAFRELEQPSESKYLGDNLAEFKSTGTDDGFTDFKTADSISPLEPPTKDKTFPTSFPSLPVQSKQQTQAKTSLNLADLDLFSSTGENKQLSFPPAFSTSKSTSFPLPPLPSTTAQPAPSKSSSLADDFGEFNLFGEFSNCTTACGQDDFADFMAFNNSGGFSEQKTDEKYNALKLEASPVPQSGSSASTVKSGQNSATTATPTKYDIFKQLSLEGSGVGFEEGKDNTLSSVKSDDDFADFHSNKFSSTCNSADKSLVDKVAAFKQAKEDSASVKSLDLPSIGGSSVGKEDSEDALSVQFDMKLADVGGDLKHVMSDSSLDLPTVSGQHPPAADIDDLKCAPFGSYNSGSAVSSLASYDWSDKEDIHQGKKLSSFVQPSGSGSSAATSVLQKKETLFGSSENITMTTVSKVTTFSSEDALQDVPFAAFANFKDSGPICSGPRDDDIGDFGDFARPSSEAQDAAAASDTNQEADFLASGISSEMRKESTDDFGEFQSEKPKISKFDFLVATSQGKMKSSEEMIKSELATFDLSVQGSHKRSLSLGDREISRSSPLPVLEQPFRDRSNTLSEKPALPVIRDKYKDLTGEVEESERYAYEWQRCLESALQVIKKANDTLNGISSSSVCTEVIQSAQGMEYLLGVVEVYRVTKRVELGIKATAVCSEKLQQLLKDIDKVWNNLISFMSLAALTPDENSLDFSSCMLRPGIKNAQDLACGVCLLNVDSRSKAFNSETDNFKLAYGGHQYHASCANFWINCVEPKPPGLILPDLL comes from the exons GGATGATTCCTATGCAACAGCAAGGATTTCCAATGGTTTCTGTCATGCAGTCCAATATGCCAGGCATGATGGGCATGAATTACGGTTCTCAGATTCCTCCGGGACCCATGACCATGCAG GGTGGCATGCCTTTAGGGCCAATGCAAGCAACTGGAATGCCTTACATGGGACAGGCTTCTTTCTTAGGAATGCGCCCAGCAGCCCCACAGTATACCCCTGACATGCAGAAACAGTTTGCAGAAGAACAACA aaagagGTTTGAGCACCAGCAGAAATTCTTAGAAGAAGAACGAAAACGACGCCAGTTTgaagagcaaaaacaaaagctgagaCTCTTGAGCAGTGTGAAACCTAAG ACAGGtgaaaaaagcagagatgatgCATTGGAAGCCATTAAAGGAAATTTAGATGGTTTTTCTAGAGATGCTAAAATGCACCCAACACCAGCATCGCATCCAAAAAAGCCAG ATCATCCCACATCATCCCATTCTGCTGTATCTGTTTcccattctgcttttcttgatgATGAAGAATTTAGTGACTTTATACAAGGGCCTGTTGAAATCCCCAAATCGGTGCCTCAAACCACCTCTCAGCCTTTTCAACCTTTCCGTTCTGCTACTGAGGCTGGGcaactgctttcagaaaagactATGGTTCAACCTCTCCCTTCAGCCCAGACTCCAGTGTTACCCGTCCTGCATGGTACAATTGGGCaggttcctttttttcctacctcTGCATCTTCACTCAGTATCCATAAAAGAG GCTCTTCCTTGGAGGAGAAAGTCTTAGATAATGGCttaaatgaatctgaacaagaccAAACCAAACTTAAAACAAACGAAGTTACGCACAAAGCTTCAGCTGCAAGCCAAGTTCATCCCAGTCTAACCATCAATGACTGGGGTATTATAGGTGGACATGAAAGTGGTACCACTCCTACAGAGGCGCACAAGGCTTCAGAACAAAACATAGCAGTTGAGTGTG GAGTTGGAGTGTTCCCTTCGCAGGACCCAATTCAGCAGATGATGCCTCCTTGGATTTACAGTGATAGTTTAGTCCCag AGTTGTATAAGAAAATTTTAGAAACCACAATGACTCCTACTGGAATAGATACTGCTAAACTCTACCCCATACTGATGTCATCTGGATTACCCAGAGAGACACTTGGACAAATATGGGCTTTAGCCAACCGTACCACACCTGGGAAGCTTACAAAAGAAGAGCTTTATGCTGTCCTGGCTATGATAGCAGTAACTCAG AGAGGAATACCGGTAGTGAGTCCTGATGTGTTAAACCAATTTCCAGCTGCCCCTGTCCCTACTTTAACTGGATTACCAATGTCACTGTCTGCCACGGTAAGCCAGCAGCCTCTGATGCCCTCTGGACCACCAGTCTCCATGCCTCTTAGTATTGGACCCACTGTCATAGGAATGAGCATAACAGCACCAGCTGGTGGAGCTGCAACACAGTCTTCGGGAGGTTTTGTACCATCCTACCCGCCAAGTCAG GTAGTAAAACCAGAGGATGATGACTTCCAGGAGTTCCAGGATGCTTCAAAGTCTGGCTCAATAGATGACTCTTTCACTGATTTCCAAGGAGATGTAGCTGGCTCCTCCAAAGCAGCCAGTTCACAGCACCGGAGCAG tgttcCTTCTTTACTAATACCGCTCCCAGGTAGTAAGACACTCTCATCAACTGATAAGTATGCTGTGTTTAAAGGAATTTCAGCTGAGAAGCCTTCTGAAAGCTCATCTACTTTTGGag ATTGCGGAGACAAGTACAGTGCTTTCCGTGAATTAGAACAACCATCGGAGAGCAAATATTTAG gaGATAACCTTGCAGAATTCAAGTCTACAGGAACTGATGACGGTTTCACAGACTTTAAAACCGCTGACAGTATCTCACCGTTAGAGCCACCtacaaaagacaaaactttCCCTACATCCTTTCCTTCTCTACCTGTTCAGTCAAAACAGCAAACACAAGCAAAGACCTCTTTGAATCTAGCAGACTTGgatctcttttcttctactgGAGAGAACAAGCAGCTATCATTTCCACCTGCATTTAGTACATCAAAATCAACCTCTTTTCCTTTGCCACCACTTCCATCTACTACTGCTCAGCCAGCACCCAGCAAAAGCTCAAGTTTAGCTGATGACTTTGGAGAGTTCAACCTTTTTGGAGAATTTTCTAATTGCACGACAGCCTGTGGACAAGATGACTTTGCAGATTTTATGGCTTTCAACAATAGTGGTGGGTTTTCTGaacaaaaaacagatgaaaaatacaatGCACTTAAACTGGAGGCCAGCCCTGTTCCTCAGTCTGGCTCATCTGCCAGCACAGTGAAGAGTGGGCAGAATTCTGCCACCACTGCTACACCCACTAAATATGATATCTTCAAACAGCTTTCTCTGGAAGGCTCTGGAGTAGGCTTTGAGGAAGGGAAGGACAACACGCTTTCTTCAGTGAAGAGTGATGACGATTTTGCTGACTTTCACTCTAACAAGTTTTCTTCCACGTGCAACAGTGCGGATAAGTCATTGGTAGACAAAGTGGCAGCTTTCAAGCAGGCCAAAGAAGACTCTGCTTCAGTGAAGTCTCTAGATCTCCCTTCCATTGGTGGCAGCAGTGTTGGCAAGGAGGATTCTGAAGATGCGTTGTCTGTTCAGTTTGACATGAAACTGGCTGATGTGGGAGGAGATCTTAAGCATGTCATGTCTGATAGCTCTTTGGATTTGCCAACAGTTAGTGGCCAGCATCCACCAGCAGCAG aTATAGATGACTTAAAATGTGCCCCATTTGGAAGCTATAACAGTGGGTCTGCAGTCAGCAGCCTGGCAAGCTATGACTGGTCTGACAAAGAAGACATTCATCAGGGCAAGAAGCTCTCTTCCTTTGTCCAGCCTTCAGGAAGCGGATCCTCTGCAGCCACTTCAGTCCTCCAGAAGAAGGAGACTTTGTTTGGCAGTTCAGAAAACATTACCATGACAACAGTTTCCAAAGTGACAACCTTTTCTAGTGAGGATGCTTTACAGGACGTTCCATTTGCAGCCTTCGCAAACTTTAAAGACTCTGGCCCAATATGCAGTGGTCCAAGGGATGATGACATTGGAGACTTCGGTGATTTTGCGAGACCTTCATCAGAAGCACaagatgcagcagcagcaagtgaCACAAATCAAGAGGCAGACTTTCTTGCTAGCggtatttcttctgaaatgcgAAAAGAGTCCACAGATGACTTTGGGGAATTCCAAAGTGAAAAGCCAAAAATCAGCAAATTTGACTTCTTGGTAGCAACTTCCCAAGGCAAGATGAAATCTAGTGAAGAAATGATCAAGAGTGAACTAGCTACCTTTGACCTGTCTGTACAAG GATCTCATAAAAGGAGCTTAAGCCTAGGTGACAGAGAAATAAGCCGCTCTTCACCTTTACCAGTTTTGGAGCAACCATTTAGAGATCGTTCAAATACTTTAAGTGAGAAGCCTGCTTTGCCCGTCATCAGAGACAAATACAAAGACTTAACTGGGGAAGTTGAG gAAAGTGAGAGGTATGCGTATGAATGGCAAAGATGCTTGGAAAGTGCTCTGCAA GtaataaagaaagcaaatgataCCTTAAATGGAATAAGTAGTTCATCCGTTTGCACTGAAGTTATCCAGTCTGCTCAAGGCATGGAATATTTATTAG GAGTTGTTGAAGTCTATAGAGTAACGAAAAGAGTTGAACTGGGTATCAAAGCAACTGCTGTGTGCAGTGAGAAACTCCAACAGCTTCTGAAGGATATTGATAAAGTGTGGAACAACCTAATAAGCTTCATGTCACTTGCTGCTTTAACG ccagaTGAAAACTCGCTGGATTTCTCGTCTTGTATGCTACGTCCAGGCATTAAGAATGCCCAAGATCTTGCCTGTGGGGTTTGCCTCCTAAATGTGGATTCCAGAAGTAAA GCCTTTAATTCAGAAACGGATAACTTTAAACTGGCTTATGGAGGGCACCAGTACCATGCAAGCTGTGCAAATTTCTGGATCAACTGTGTGGAGCCAAAACCTCCAGGTCTCATTTTGCCAGACTTGCTATGA